The Serratia rhizosphaerae genome has a segment encoding these proteins:
- a CDS encoding SprT family zinc-dependent metalloprotease, protein MNKIRIPIALQQAVMRCLREKLQLARQHFAEEFPEPKVVYQQRGTSAGTAWLQDWEIRLNPVLLMENKQPFIDEVVPHELAHLLVFRRFGQAAAPHGREWRWMMEEVLQTPASRTHQFGIASVQSKTFPYQCRCQLHQLTVRRHNRIQRGESEYRCRRCGEKLVFSAGETRELRD, encoded by the coding sequence ATGAACAAAATCAGAATCCCTATCGCACTGCAACAAGCAGTGATGCGCTGCCTGCGGGAAAAACTGCAGCTGGCCCGGCAACATTTTGCCGAAGAATTTCCGGAACCCAAGGTCGTTTACCAGCAGCGCGGCACCAGCGCCGGCACTGCCTGGCTGCAAGACTGGGAGATCCGCCTTAACCCGGTGCTGCTGATGGAAAACAAGCAGCCGTTTATTGATGAAGTGGTGCCGCACGAACTGGCGCACCTGCTGGTGTTCCGCCGTTTCGGTCAGGCGGCAGCGCCGCACGGCCGCGAATGGCGCTGGATGATGGAAGAAGTGCTGCAGACGCCGGCCAGCCGTACCCATCAATTCGGCATCGCTTCGGTGCAGAGCAAAACCTTTCCCTACCAGTGCCGCTGCCAGCTGCATCAGCTGACGGTGCGTCGCCATAACCGCATCCAGCGCGGCGAAAGCGAGTACCGCTGCCGCCGTTGCGGCGAAAAACTGGTCTTCTCCGCCGGCGAAACGCGCGAACTGCGCGATTGA
- the fumA gene encoding class I fumarate hydratase FumA, with product MSNKPFHYQDPFPLKKDDTEYYLLSRDHVSVAEFEGQEVLKVAPEALTLLAQHAFHDASFMLRPAHQQQVADILADPEASENDKYVALQFLRNSEIAAKGILPTCQDTGTAIIVGKKGQRVWTGGGDEAALSRGVYNTYIEDNLRYSQNAALDMYKEVNTGSNLPAQIDLYSVDGDEYKFLCIAKGGGSANKTYLYQETKALLSPGKLKDYLVDKMRTLGTAACPPYHVAFVIGGTSAEATLKTVKLASTKYYDGLPTEGNEHGQAFRDVALEEELLKEAQNLGLGAQFGGKYFAHDIRVIRLPRHGASCPVGMGVSCSADRNIKGKINRDGIWLEKLEHNPGRYIPQELRQAGEGEAVKVDLNRPMAEILKQLSQYPVSTRLSLSGTIIVGRDIAHAKLKERLERGEGLPQYVKDHPIYYAGPAKTPDGYASGSLGPTTAGRMDSYVDLLQSHGGSMIMLAKGNRSQQVTDACNKHGGFYLGSIGGPAAVLAQQSIKSLECVEYPELGMEAIWKIEVEDFPAFILVDDKGNDFFQKIQSSQCTRCVK from the coding sequence ATGTCGAATAAACCGTTCCATTATCAAGATCCGTTTCCACTGAAGAAAGACGATACCGAATACTATCTGCTAAGCCGCGACCACGTTTCCGTCGCAGAATTTGAAGGGCAGGAAGTCCTGAAAGTTGCACCGGAAGCCCTGACCCTCCTTGCCCAGCACGCCTTCCACGACGCCTCATTTATGTTGCGCCCGGCGCACCAGCAGCAGGTCGCCGATATCCTTGCCGACCCGGAAGCCAGTGAAAACGATAAGTACGTTGCGCTGCAATTTCTGCGTAACTCAGAAATCGCCGCCAAGGGTATTTTGCCGACCTGCCAGGATACCGGCACCGCGATCATCGTCGGTAAAAAAGGCCAGCGCGTCTGGACCGGCGGCGGTGATGAAGCGGCGCTATCGCGCGGGGTGTACAACACCTATATCGAAGACAACCTGCGCTACTCGCAGAACGCCGCGCTGGATATGTATAAAGAGGTGAATACCGGCAGCAACCTGCCGGCACAGATCGACCTCTACAGCGTCGACGGCGACGAATACAAATTCCTGTGCATCGCCAAGGGCGGCGGCTCCGCCAACAAAACCTATCTGTACCAGGAAACCAAGGCGCTGCTGTCGCCGGGTAAACTGAAGGATTACCTGGTGGACAAGATGCGTACCCTGGGCACCGCGGCCTGCCCGCCGTACCATGTGGCCTTCGTGATTGGCGGCACCTCCGCCGAAGCGACGCTGAAAACGGTCAAGCTGGCTTCCACCAAGTATTACGACGGCCTGCCGACTGAAGGCAATGAGCACGGCCAGGCGTTCCGCGACGTGGCACTGGAAGAAGAATTGCTGAAAGAGGCGCAGAACCTGGGGTTGGGCGCACAGTTCGGCGGTAAATATTTTGCTCACGATATCCGGGTGATCCGCCTGCCGCGCCACGGTGCGTCGTGCCCGGTCGGCATGGGGGTATCCTGCTCCGCAGACCGCAATATCAAGGGGAAAATCAACCGCGACGGTATCTGGCTGGAGAAACTGGAGCACAATCCGGGCCGCTATATTCCGCAGGAACTGCGTCAGGCGGGCGAAGGGGAAGCGGTGAAGGTGGATCTGAACCGTCCGATGGCCGAGATCCTCAAGCAGCTGTCGCAATATCCGGTGTCCACGCGCCTGTCGCTGAGCGGCACCATCATCGTCGGCCGTGATATCGCGCACGCCAAGCTGAAAGAGCGTCTGGAGCGCGGTGAAGGGCTGCCGCAGTATGTGAAAGACCACCCGATTTACTATGCTGGCCCGGCCAAAACGCCGGACGGCTATGCTTCCGGTTCTCTGGGGCCGACCACCGCCGGGCGGATGGACTCCTATGTGGATCTGCTGCAGTCCCACGGCGGCAGCATGATTATGCTGGCGAAGGGTAACCGCAGCCAGCAGGTGACCGACGCCTGTAACAAACACGGCGGCTTCTATCTTGGCAGCATCGGCGGCCCGGCGGCGGTGCTGGCGCAGCAGAGCATCAAGAGTCTGGAGTGCGTGGAGTACCCGGAACTGGGGATGGAAGCCATCTGGAAAATTGAAGTGGAAGATTTCCCGGCGTTTATCCTGGTGGATGACAAGGGCAATGACTTCTTCCAGAAGATCCAGAGCTCTCAGTGCACCCGCTGCGTGAAATAA
- a CDS encoding sugar porter family MFS transporter, with protein sequence MSTVTTTGKSRSNAQMTFFVCFLAALAGLLFGLDIGVIAGALPFITNEFQITAHQQEWVVSSMMFGAAVGAVGSGWLSYRLGRKYSLMIGAVLFVIGSLCSAFAPNVEVLVVSRVLLGLAVGIASFTAPLYLSEIAPERIRGSMISMYQLMITIGILAAYLSDTAFSYSGAWRWMLGVITIPALLLLIGVFFLPRSPRWLASRGRHEEARQVLDMLRDTTEQAKAELDEIRESLKIKQGGWSLFKDNKNFRRAVYLGILLQVMQQFTGMNVIMYYAPKIFDLAGFASTSQQMWGTVIVGLVNVLATFIAIGLVDRWGRKPTLKLGFLVMAVGMGVLGTMMNIGIASTAAQYFAVLMLLMFIVGFAMSAGPLIWVLCSEIQPLKGRDFGITCSTAVNWIANMIVGATFLTMLNSLGSAHTFWVYAALNLLFIVLTIVLIPETKNISLEQIERNLMSGKALRDIGSR encoded by the coding sequence ATGAGTACCGTAACAACCACAGGCAAAAGCCGGTCAAATGCCCAAATGACTTTCTTTGTCTGTTTCCTCGCCGCACTGGCGGGTCTGCTGTTCGGCCTGGATATCGGCGTTATTGCCGGTGCGCTGCCGTTTATTACCAATGAGTTCCAGATCACCGCGCACCAGCAGGAGTGGGTAGTCAGCTCCATGATGTTCGGCGCGGCGGTCGGCGCAGTCGGCAGCGGCTGGCTCTCCTACCGACTGGGACGTAAATACAGCCTGATGATCGGCGCCGTGCTGTTTGTCATCGGATCGCTGTGTTCCGCCTTCGCCCCTAACGTCGAAGTGCTGGTGGTTTCCCGCGTGCTATTGGGGCTGGCCGTCGGCATCGCCTCGTTCACCGCGCCGTTGTACCTGTCGGAAATCGCGCCGGAGCGCATCCGCGGCAGTATGATTTCCATGTACCAACTGATGATCACCATCGGCATTCTGGCGGCCTACCTGTCGGATACCGCGTTCAGCTACAGCGGCGCCTGGCGCTGGATGCTGGGCGTCATCACCATCCCGGCGCTGCTGCTGCTGATCGGCGTGTTCTTCCTGCCGCGCAGCCCGCGCTGGCTGGCGTCACGCGGACGGCATGAAGAGGCGCGCCAAGTGCTGGACATGCTGCGTGACACCACCGAACAGGCTAAGGCCGAACTGGATGAAATCCGCGAAAGCTTGAAGATCAAACAGGGCGGCTGGTCGCTGTTTAAAGACAACAAGAATTTCCGCCGCGCGGTATATCTCGGCATTCTGCTGCAAGTTATGCAACAGTTCACCGGCATGAACGTCATCATGTATTACGCGCCGAAAATCTTCGATCTGGCCGGTTTCGCCAGCACCTCACAGCAAATGTGGGGTACGGTGATCGTCGGTCTGGTCAACGTGCTGGCGACCTTTATCGCCATCGGGTTGGTTGACCGCTGGGGCCGCAAGCCGACGCTGAAACTGGGCTTCCTGGTGATGGCGGTCGGTATGGGCGTACTCGGCACCATGATGAACATCGGCATCGCCAGCACCGCCGCACAGTACTTCGCCGTCCTGATGCTGCTGATGTTTATCGTCGGCTTCGCCATGAGCGCCGGCCCGCTGATTTGGGTACTGTGCTCGGAAATTCAGCCGCTGAAGGGCCGCGATTTCGGCATCACCTGCTCCACGGCGGTGAACTGGATCGCCAATATGATCGTCGGCGCCACCTTCCTGACCATGCTGAACAGCCTGGGCAGTGCGCACACCTTCTGGGTATACGCCGCGCTGAACCTGCTGTTTATCGTGCTGACCATCGTGCTGATTCCGGAAACCAAAAACATTTCTCTGGAACAGATCGAGCGTAATCTGATGTCCGGCAAAGCGCTGCGCGATATCGGCTCACGCTAA
- a CDS encoding XdhC family protein, whose product MQHLDITVVGQAMSWLQQQPVWLCTVLATYGSSPRSPGALMAAGADGRYCGSLSGGCVEEDFLQRIAAGDYQAASQVVRYGEGGLTPNVALPCGGVLEVLIEYLPAGEHSIRYLAQMAAALDGHHALVKRLTLPHACTVLEETPFASATQIERRGEEIALHIAAAPRLLIAGLSSVALYCADFAAALGFEVLVCENRPEALENFAAQLTPSVTLVRQFPAKFIEEGGCHGNTAVVALTHDPRMDDLTLMEAIHTPAFYIGAMGSQQNSARRRQRLQNIAEFNPQQLSRIHAPIGLPLGSKTPAEIALAVMADIVKQKNIRPSSD is encoded by the coding sequence ATGCAACATCTCGATATCACCGTCGTCGGTCAGGCCATGTCCTGGCTGCAACAGCAGCCGGTCTGGCTGTGCACCGTGCTGGCCACCTACGGCTCTTCGCCGCGATCGCCCGGCGCGCTGATGGCGGCCGGCGCCGATGGCCGCTACTGCGGCTCGCTCTCCGGCGGCTGCGTGGAGGAGGATTTTCTGCAGCGCATCGCCGCCGGCGACTATCAGGCGGCCAGCCAGGTGGTGCGCTACGGCGAAGGCGGCCTGACGCCGAACGTGGCGCTGCCCTGCGGCGGCGTGCTGGAGGTGCTGATTGAGTACCTGCCGGCCGGTGAACATAGCATTCGCTATCTGGCGCAGATGGCCGCGGCGCTGGACGGCCACCACGCGCTGGTCAAACGCCTGACGCTGCCGCACGCCTGCACCGTGCTGGAAGAAACGCCCTTTGCCAGCGCCACGCAGATTGAACGCCGCGGTGAGGAGATCGCCCTGCATATCGCCGCCGCGCCGCGCCTGCTGATCGCCGGCCTGTCCAGCGTGGCGCTGTACTGCGCCGACTTCGCCGCCGCGCTGGGTTTTGAAGTGCTGGTGTGTGAAAACCGTCCCGAGGCGCTGGAGAACTTCGCCGCCCAGTTGACGCCGTCGGTCACGCTGGTGCGGCAATTTCCGGCCAAATTTATTGAGGAAGGCGGCTGCCACGGCAACACGGCGGTAGTCGCGCTGACCCACGACCCGCGTATGGACGACCTGACGCTGATGGAAGCCATTCATACCCCGGCGTTTTATATCGGCGCGATGGGCTCCCAGCAGAACAGCGCCCGCCGCCGCCAGCGGCTGCAAAACATTGCCGAATTTAATCCGCAGCAGCTAAGCCGCATTCACGCGCCGATTGGCCTGCCGCTCGGCAGCAAGACCCCGGCGGAAATCGCCCTGGCGGTCATGGCTGATATTGTGAAACAAAAAAATATCCGTCCTTCCTCGGACTGA
- a CDS encoding nucleotidyltransferase family protein, which produces MTTGIVIAAAGRSERFIRAGGSGNKLNAPLGERTLFAQTLQQAQASGLPLVVVTRPDNQPVRRHCAAHHVETVLLDSRGLGDSIAAGVAARPQWDGWLIHLADMPFVPAEIFRQTAAALQKYAIARPCVNGRPGHPVGFSATLRNALCALRGDDGGRSVLFGREVHLISVDNPGIVQDIDLPSQLADSE; this is translated from the coding sequence ATGACGACAGGTATTGTGATTGCCGCCGCCGGACGCAGTGAACGCTTTATCCGGGCCGGCGGCAGCGGAAACAAACTGAATGCGCCCCTGGGCGAACGCACCCTGTTCGCTCAGACGCTGCAGCAGGCGCAGGCCAGCGGCCTGCCGCTGGTGGTGGTGACCCGGCCGGACAATCAGCCCGTACGCCGGCACTGCGCCGCACATCACGTCGAGACGGTATTGCTGGACAGCCGCGGGCTGGGGGACTCCATCGCCGCCGGCGTGGCGGCCCGCCCGCAGTGGGACGGCTGGCTGATCCATCTGGCGGATATGCCCTTTGTGCCCGCTGAAATATTCAGGCAAACCGCAGCGGCGCTACAAAAATATGCGATCGCCCGCCCCTGCGTTAACGGGCGCCCGGGGCATCCCGTCGGCTTTTCCGCTACGCTGCGCAACGCGCTGTGCGCCCTGCGCGGCGATGACGGTGGACGTTCCGTGCTGTTTGGCCGGGAAGTGCACCTGATTTCGGTTGATAACCCGGGCATCGTACAGGATATTGATCTTCCCTCTCAGTTAGCGGACAGCGAGTAG
- a CDS encoding glycoside hydrolase family 43 protein: MKIYPNPLITQRADPFILRHSDGNYYFIASVPEYDRLELRRATSLTGLAQATPHVVWRKPASGPMSALIWAPELHVIDGVWYIYFAAAHSPEIKDGLFQHRMFALACSDADPLTGEWQEKGRIHSHLDSFSLDATYFNHRGRHYYLWAQKDPAIRGNSNLYLAEMANPWTLQGEPVMLSKPELPWETRGFWVNEGPAVIRRGQRIFISYSASATDENYCLGLLWADIDADLTDPAQWHKSPQPVFRTSYDNRQYGPGHNSFTQDEDGNDVLVYHARNYTEIDGDPLYDPNRHTRIKTLSWDEQGMPLFGEPPADNQ, translated from the coding sequence ATGAAAATCTATCCCAACCCGCTGATTACGCAACGCGCCGATCCCTTTATCCTGCGCCATAGCGACGGCAACTACTACTTTATCGCGTCGGTGCCGGAGTACGACCGGCTGGAGCTGCGCCGCGCCACCAGCCTGACAGGTCTGGCGCAAGCCACGCCGCACGTCGTCTGGCGCAAACCGGCCAGCGGGCCGATGAGCGCCCTGATCTGGGCGCCGGAGCTGCATGTGATCGACGGCGTCTGGTATATCTACTTCGCCGCCGCCCACAGCCCGGAGATTAAGGACGGTCTGTTTCAGCACCGCATGTTCGCACTGGCTTGCAGCGACGCCGATCCGCTCACCGGCGAATGGCAGGAGAAAGGACGCATTCACAGCCATCTCGACAGCTTCTCCCTTGACGCCACCTACTTTAACCACCGCGGCAGGCATTACTATCTGTGGGCGCAAAAAGATCCGGCCATTCGCGGCAACTCCAACCTGTATCTGGCGGAAATGGCCAACCCGTGGACGCTGCAAGGGGAGCCGGTGATGCTCAGCAAGCCGGAACTGCCCTGGGAGACGCGGGGTTTTTGGGTGAACGAAGGGCCGGCGGTGATCCGCCGCGGGCAGCGGATTTTCATCAGTTACTCCGCCAGCGCCACCGACGAGAATTACTGTCTCGGGCTGCTGTGGGCGGATATCGACGCCGACCTGACCGACCCGGCACAATGGCATAAGTCGCCGCAGCCGGTGTTTCGCACCAGTTACGACAACCGCCAGTACGGCCCCGGCCACAACAGCTTTACCCAGGATGAGGACGGCAACGACGTGCTGGTGTACCACGCACGCAACTACACCGAGATTGACGGCGATCCGCTGTACGACCCTAACCGGCATACGCGCATCAAAACCCTGTCCTGGGATGAACAGGGCATGCCGCTGTTTGGCGAACCACCGGCGGATAATCAGTGA
- a CDS encoding glycoside-pentoside-hexuronide (GPH):cation symporter, producing MKSNALSIKEKIGYGMGDAGCNIIGGAIMLFLNYFYTDIFGLTPALVGILLLSVRVLDAVTDPIMGAIADRTQSRWGRFRPWLLWLSLPYVLFSVLMFTTPEWSYNSKVIYAFATYFLMSLTYTAINIPYCSLGGVITADPHERVSCQSYRFIMVGIATLLLSLTLLPLADWFGGDNKARGYQMAMGVLALVALFMFLFCFATVKERIRPAVPTNDALKADLRDVWKNDQWVRILLLTFCNVCPGFIRMAATMYYVTYVMQQSSSFASLFIALGVVGMMIGSALAKPLTDRFCKLQVFFWTNIALALFSCAFYFLNPQLTWTIVVAYFLLNILHQIPSPLHWSLMADVDDYGEWKTGKRITGISFSGNLFFLKVGLAVAGAMVGFLMSLSGYQADAASQSAGALDCIVLLFTVIPGIGYLITAGVVRLLKVDRDLMRQIQSDLAKRRANYQELADYRERQLETRHS from the coding sequence ATGAAGAGCAATGCCCTTTCGATAAAAGAAAAGATCGGTTACGGCATGGGAGACGCCGGATGCAATATTATTGGCGGCGCCATCATGTTGTTTCTCAACTATTTCTACACCGATATTTTCGGCCTGACGCCGGCGCTGGTGGGCATTCTGCTGCTGTCGGTGCGGGTGCTGGACGCGGTCACCGATCCGATTATGGGCGCCATCGCCGACCGCACCCAGAGCCGCTGGGGGCGCTTTCGCCCTTGGCTGCTATGGCTCTCCCTGCCCTATGTGCTGTTCAGCGTGCTGATGTTCACCACCCCCGAGTGGAGCTATAACAGCAAGGTAATCTACGCTTTCGCCACTTATTTCCTGATGTCGCTGACCTATACCGCCATCAACATTCCTTACTGCTCGCTGGGCGGCGTCATCACCGCCGACCCGCATGAGCGGGTCTCCTGCCAGTCGTACCGCTTTATCATGGTCGGCATCGCCACCCTGCTGCTGTCGCTGACGCTGCTGCCGCTGGCCGACTGGTTCGGCGGCGACAACAAGGCGCGCGGTTATCAGATGGCAATGGGCGTGCTGGCATTGGTGGCGCTGTTTATGTTTCTGTTCTGCTTCGCGACGGTCAAAGAGCGTATCCGTCCGGCGGTGCCGACCAACGACGCGCTGAAAGCCGACCTGCGAGACGTCTGGAAAAACGATCAGTGGGTGCGCATTCTGCTGCTGACCTTCTGCAACGTCTGCCCCGGCTTTATCCGCATGGCGGCCACCATGTACTACGTCACCTATGTGATGCAGCAGTCATCGTCTTTCGCCAGCCTGTTCATCGCGCTCGGCGTGGTCGGGATGATGATCGGCAGCGCGCTGGCCAAACCGCTCACCGACCGCTTTTGCAAACTGCAGGTATTCTTCTGGACTAATATCGCGCTGGCGCTGTTCTCCTGCGCCTTCTATTTCCTCAACCCGCAGCTGACCTGGACCATCGTGGTGGCCTATTTCCTGCTGAATATCCTGCACCAAATCCCGTCGCCGCTGCACTGGTCTCTGATGGCCGACGTCGATGACTACGGCGAATGGAAAACCGGCAAACGCATCACCGGCATCAGCTTTTCCGGTAATCTGTTCTTCCTGAAGGTGGGGCTGGCGGTGGCCGGCGCGATGGTCGGCTTCCTGATGTCGCTGTCCGGCTACCAGGCGGACGCCGCCAGCCAGAGCGCCGGCGCGCTTGACTGCATCGTCCTGCTGTTTACCGTCATTCCCGGTATCGGCTACCTGATCACCGCCGGCGTGGTGCGGCTGCTGAAAGTGGATCGCGATTTGATGCGACAAATCCAAAGCGATCTGGCCAAGCGCCGCGCCAACTACCAGGAACTGGCCGACTACCGTGAGCGCCAGCTTGAAACCCGGCACAGCTAA
- a CDS encoding MFS transporter, with translation MNHSSTQATSATAARLPVAALLALAMTGFICIVTETLPAGLLPQISQGLGVNPALAGQMVTAYALGSLLAAIPLTIATRSWRRRNVLLLTIIGFLLFNSATALSTHYAVTLVARFFAGVAAGLAWSLLAGYARRMVAPYQQGRALAIAMVGTPIALSLGVPLGTFMGSTIGWRSAFWIMSALTLLLIVWVYAKVPDYPGQSAHQHIPLRRVFTTPGVRPVLAVVVTWMLAHNILYTYIAPFIAPAGMADRTDLVLFAFGAAALAGIWITGRLVERHLRATVLASLAAFALTAFAFGVGAQDPAVIYLGVIVWGITFGGAATLLQTALADAAGDGADVALSMNVVAWNSAIAGGGVIGGMLLDTWEASVFPWALLILLAVAFAIAWSSREYAFKPGHRLGSSHIVSH, from the coding sequence GTGAATCACTCATCCACTCAGGCGACATCGGCCACCGCCGCCCGCCTGCCCGTCGCCGCCCTGCTGGCTTTGGCCATGACGGGATTTATCTGTATCGTGACCGAAACGCTGCCTGCAGGCCTGCTACCGCAAATCAGTCAGGGACTCGGCGTCAATCCGGCTCTGGCCGGGCAAATGGTGACGGCATATGCGCTGGGCTCACTGCTGGCCGCCATCCCGCTGACGATTGCAACACGCAGTTGGCGGCGGCGTAACGTCCTGCTGCTGACTATCATCGGCTTCCTTCTCTTCAACTCAGCCACCGCGCTATCTACCCACTATGCCGTCACGCTGGTCGCCCGCTTCTTTGCCGGCGTCGCCGCAGGGCTGGCCTGGAGCCTGCTGGCCGGCTACGCCCGGCGGATGGTCGCGCCTTATCAGCAAGGACGCGCCCTGGCCATCGCCATGGTGGGAACCCCGATCGCTCTCTCTCTGGGGGTGCCTCTGGGGACCTTCATGGGATCGACTATCGGCTGGCGCAGCGCATTCTGGATCATGTCGGCCCTGACGCTGCTGCTGATCGTCTGGGTATACGCCAAAGTCCCCGATTACCCCGGCCAGTCCGCCCATCAACACATACCGCTGCGCCGGGTCTTCACCACGCCCGGCGTACGCCCGGTATTGGCGGTGGTGGTCACCTGGATGCTTGCGCACAACATTCTCTATACCTATATCGCTCCGTTTATCGCGCCGGCGGGAATGGCTGACCGAACCGATCTGGTGCTGTTCGCCTTCGGCGCAGCGGCGCTCGCCGGCATCTGGATCACCGGCCGGCTGGTGGAGCGCCACCTGCGCGCCACGGTACTGGCCAGTCTCGCCGCCTTCGCGCTCACCGCGTTCGCCTTCGGCGTCGGTGCGCAAGATCCCGCCGTGATTTATCTGGGGGTGATCGTATGGGGCATCACGTTCGGCGGTGCGGCAACCCTGTTGCAAACCGCGCTGGCCGATGCGGCGGGAGACGGCGCCGACGTGGCGCTCTCCATGAATGTGGTGGCCTGGAACTCGGCGATCGCCGGCGGCGGCGTGATCGGCGGCATGCTGCTTGATACCTGGGAGGCCAGCGTTTTCCCCTGGGCATTGCTGATCCTGCTGGCCGTTGCGTTCGCCATCGCCTGGTCGTCCCGTGAATACGCTTTCAAACCGGGACATCGTCTCGGCAGTTCCCATATCGTGAGCCACTGA
- a CDS encoding TetR/AcrR family transcriptional regulator has translation MAQMGRPRSFDRQQAIEQAMHLFWEQGYESTSLSQLKASIGGGISAPSFYAAFGSKEALFNEAVQCYLASYARVTACLWNDALAPREAVELALRQSTTMQCEPGHPKGCMVAFGVMSAPTPAHADVAKPLAESRARTYAGFIRCVERAIAAGELTANTDARALATVFNSFLLGISTSARDGVDVATFQGAIAEVMKVWDALRKQA, from the coding sequence ATGGCGCAAATGGGACGTCCCCGCAGCTTTGACCGCCAGCAGGCCATCGAACAAGCGATGCACCTGTTCTGGGAGCAGGGCTATGAATCAACCTCGCTCAGCCAGCTAAAGGCGAGCATTGGAGGTGGTATCTCCGCCCCGAGTTTTTATGCGGCTTTCGGGTCGAAAGAGGCGCTGTTCAACGAGGCGGTGCAGTGTTATCTGGCGAGTTATGCGCGCGTCACTGCGTGCCTTTGGAACGACGCGCTGGCGCCTCGGGAGGCCGTTGAACTGGCGCTGCGTCAGTCGACGACCATGCAGTGCGAGCCGGGGCATCCGAAGGGGTGTATGGTCGCTTTCGGCGTCATGAGTGCGCCGACGCCCGCGCATGCCGACGTGGCCAAACCGCTGGCGGAATCGCGTGCGCGAACGTATGCCGGATTTATCCGCTGCGTCGAACGTGCCATTGCCGCCGGCGAGCTGACGGCGAACACCGACGCCCGGGCGCTGGCGACCGTATTCAACAGCTTTTTGCTGGGCATCTCAACGTCAGCTCGGGATGGTGTTGACGTAGCGACTTTCCAGGGAGCGATTGCCGAAGTGATGAAAGTCTGGGACGCGCTGCGTAAGCAGGCGTAG
- a CDS encoding amino acid permease — translation MDGQQQGDQLKRGLKNRHIQLIALGGAIGTGLFLGIAQTIKMAGPSVILGYAIGGFIAFLIMRQLGEMVVEEPVAGSFSHFAYKYWGNFAGFASGWNYWVLYVLVAMAELTAVGIYVQYWWPEIPTWVSAAVFFLAINAINLANVKVYGELEFWFAIIKVVAIIGMIVFGAYLLLSGMGGPEATVSNLWAQGGFFPNDVSGLVMAMAVIMFSFGGLELVGITAAEADNPAKSIPKATNQVIYRILIFYIGSLTILLSLYPWGKVVEGGSPFVLIFHALNSNLVATVLNIVVLTAALSVYNSCVYCNSRMLYGLAQQGNGPKSLLKVDGRGVPIVAIGVSALATAFCVLINYLLPGRAFELLMALVVSALVINWAMISLAHLKFRAAKRREGVEPKFKAFWYPLSNYLCLLFMAGILVIMYLTPGIRISVLLIPLWVAVLAIGYAIKQRSQRALGSATR, via the coding sequence ATGGATGGTCAACAACAGGGCGACCAACTGAAACGCGGGCTGAAGAACCGCCATATTCAGCTTATCGCCTTAGGCGGCGCAATCGGCACCGGGCTATTTCTGGGCATCGCGCAAACAATAAAAATGGCCGGGCCGTCAGTTATCCTGGGCTACGCTATCGGCGGCTTTATCGCCTTTTTAATTATGCGCCAGCTGGGTGAAATGGTGGTTGAAGAGCCGGTCGCCGGCTCGTTCAGCCACTTTGCCTACAAATACTGGGGCAACTTTGCCGGCTTCGCCTCCGGCTGGAACTACTGGGTGCTGTATGTGCTGGTGGCGATGGCCGAACTGACGGCGGTCGGCATCTATGTACAGTACTGGTGGCCGGAGATCCCCACCTGGGTCTCCGCCGCGGTGTTCTTCCTGGCGATCAACGCCATCAACCTTGCCAACGTCAAGGTATATGGCGAACTGGAGTTCTGGTTCGCCATTATCAAGGTGGTGGCGATTATCGGCATGATCGTCTTTGGCGCCTACCTGCTGCTGAGCGGCATGGGCGGCCCGGAGGCCACGGTCAGCAACCTGTGGGCGCAGGGCGGCTTCTTCCCGAACGACGTCAGCGGGCTGGTGATGGCGATGGCGGTGATCATGTTCTCCTTCGGCGGCCTGGAGCTGGTCGGCATCACCGCCGCCGAGGCGGATAACCCGGCCAAAAGCATTCCCAAAGCCACCAATCAGGTGATCTACCGCATCCTGATCTTCTATATCGGCTCGCTGACGATTCTGCTCTCCCTCTACCCGTGGGGCAAAGTGGTGGAAGGCGGCAGCCCGTTCGTACTGATCTTCCACGCGCTGAACAGCAACCTGGTGGCAACGGTGCTGAATATCGTGGTGCTGACGGCGGCGCTGTCGGTGTATAACAGCTGCGTCTACTGCAACAGCCGCATGCTGTACGGCCTGGCGCAGCAGGGTAACGGGCCGAAAAGCCTGCTGAAAGTGGACGGCCGCGGCGTGCCGATCGTCGCTATCGGCGTCTCGGCGTTGGCGACCGCATTCTGCGTGCTGATTAACTATCTGCTGCCGGGGCGCGCGTTTGAACTGCTGATGGCGCTGGTAGTGTCCGCGTTGGTGATCAACTGGGCGATGATCAGCCTGGCCCACCTGAAATTCCGCGCGGCAAAACGCCGTGAAGGCGTGGAGCCGAAGTTCAAGGCGTTCTGGTACCCGCTGAGCAATTACCTGTGCCTGCTGTTTATGGCCGGTATTCTGGTGATTATGTATCTGACGCCGGGCATTCGCATTTCCGTGCTGCTGATCCCGCTCTGGGTGGCGGTGCTGGCGATTGGCTACGCCATCAAGCAGCGCAGCCAGCGGGCGCTCGGCAGCGCCACGCGCTGA